The Rhodothermus marinus DSM 4252 DNA segment TCTGGCGGCCCAGATTCAGGAACTGGTCGAACGGGGCACTTCGGAGATGCTGGAGCGCCTCCGGCAAGAACTGCCGCCGGGGCTTCCGGAGCTGCTCACGCTGAAAGGTCTGGGTCCCCAGCGTGTGCGCCAACTCTGGCAGACGCTGGGCATCGCCTCGCTGGATGACCTGGAGGATGCACTTCGCGACGGGCGCCTGAACCAGCTCAAAGGCTTTGGTCCACGCCTGCACGAACAACTGCTCCATGCGCTGTCGCTGCGCCGGCGCTACCGTGCGCTTCGCCTGCTGGCCCAGGTACTGCCCGAAGCCGAAGCGCTCCGCGAACGGCTTCGGCAGCAGCCCGGCGTGATCCGCGTCGAGCTGGCCGGGGCCGTCCGGCGTCTGATGGAGGTGGTGGACCGCGTGGAACTGGTCGTGGCCGGATCGGCGGAAGCCGTGCAGCAGGTACTTCCGCAGCTCCGGCAACAATCCGGCCTCCACGGCGGAATGCTACTCGAAGGCGCCCTGCCGGATGGTTTTCCCGTCCGGGTGGCGCTGACCACGCCGGACGCCTTCGGCACCGTGCTCTGGTGGCATACCGGCTCGGAAGCCCACTGCCGGACGTTCGTCCGCACCTACGGCGCCCCGGAGCCCTGTCCGGAGGAAGCCACCATCTACGAACAGGCGGGTCTGCCCTTCATTCCAGCCGAGCTGCGCGAAGACCGCGGCGAACTGGAAGCAGCGGCCCACCACGCGCTGCCCGCGTTGATCGAACTGGAAGACCTCCGGGGCGTGCTGCACAACCATTCCACCTACAGCGACGGCCGCAATTCCCTTCGCGAAATGGCCGAGGCCGCCTGCAACCGGGGCTTCCGCTATTTCGGAACGGGCGATCACAGCCAGTCGCTCACCATCGCCCGTGGGCTTTCGATCGCCGAAGTGCGCCGCCAGCAGGAAGAGATCCAGACCCTGAACGAGCAGTTCGCCGCACGGGGCTTTCGGATCCTGAGCGGCACCGAGTGCGACATCCTGCCCGACGGATCGCTGGACTACCCCGACGACGTGCTGGCCAGCTTCGATTATGTGGTGGCCAGCGTGCATACCCGGCTGAACATGGACGAAAAGACGGCCACCGAGCGCATCCTGCGTGCCCTGCGCAATCCACATGTTACGATACTGGGCCACCCGACCGGCCGCCTGCTGCTGCGACGTGAGGGCTATCCGCTGGACTGGCCTCGAATCATCGACGCCTGCGCCACCTATCGCGTCGCCCTCGAACTGAACGCCAACCCGTATCGGCTCGACATCGACTGGCGGCGCGTTCGCGATGCCACGGCTGCCGGCGTGCCCATCGTGATCAATCCGGACGCCCACGCCATCGACGAACTGGACCACGTGCGCTGGGGCGTGGCCGCCGCCCGCAAAGGCTGGCTCACGCCTGAGGCCTGCCTGAACGCCCGGGATCTGGACGAACTGCTCGCCTGGCTCCACCAGCGTCGCCAATCCGTTCAGCCATGAAGCGTCCGCTGCTCCTGATCGCCACCCTCGTCACGGGCCTGCTGCTTCTGCTGGGCGGGTATCGGTATCTCATCCGTGAAGTCGAGACGCCTCCGGCGCACCGCGTCGTCCCCGGCCTGCAGGCCGCCGTCGCGATCGAGGAACTTCCCGGCCACGCTGTGGCCATCCGGGCAGAAAACCTCAACGACGCGCTGGCGGCGCTGGGCTACGTGCACGGTCTCCGGCATGGGTGGCCGTTGCTGCTCTGGCGACAGGCGGCACTGGGGCGTCAGACCGAATGGTTCGGAGCCGCGCCCGTCCCGCTCGACAGCCTGATCCACGCATTGCTCGTGCCCGAGCAGGCCCGTGCCGCCTACGAGCACCTGCCGCAGCATGCGCGGGCGCTGCTGGACAGCTACGCCCGGGGTCTGCAGACCGCCCTGCAGGAACGCGCCGTTCGCCTCCGCGACGAACTGACACTGCTGCAAATCTCCGTAGCACCCTGGCTCCCCTGGCACAGCCTGGCCGTCGAGCGGCTGCTGGCCCTGCTGATGCTGCCGGACACGCTCGACGCAGCGCTTCCCGGGCTGTCGGCCCTGCGCGCCTGGCTCCATCTGTACGGGTTTCGGCACAGCCTGACCTGGGTACGTCCAACCCCTGACGGCGCCCGGCAGCTCTTCATGCGCTACGTCTACGGCGACCTGGCGCTGCCCTTCTTTCAGGAAGTGCTGCTCACGCTGCCCGACGACACGCTCCGCCTGGTGACCGTTCCCGGCACGCTGAGCTTCCCGGCCGGACGAACCACCCGCCGGGCCTGGTACCTGCTGCCCCGCGTCCGGCCCCCCGCGCTGGAGGAGCGCCCCCGCCGCACGCTTGCGCTGAAATCCACCTATGCACGTTTTCGGCTGCCCGATGGCGACGAGCGCCTGCTCCGTCGCGAGCACGGCGGCGACGCCCTGGTGCTGGCCGAAGTCGCCCCGGACACCGTGCGTCTGCTTCGATGGGCCGGTCTGGCACCAGTCAGCGACCTGCTGGCCTGGCTGGCCCTGCTGGCCGACAGCACGGCGACGTTTCAGTTGCTTTCGGGCGACGGGCTGCTGCTGACTGACGAAGGTTACCGGCTGCTGGGACAACCGCCGGTCGTCGAACCGCTGGGCGCGGGCGTGTTGATCGGCCAGACCGACTGGCACCGGTGGATCGCCCGGCGCCTTCGCACGCTCCCTCCGTCCACGACTCCGCCGGACGATGCCGTCAGTACCTGGGCGCAGGAGCAACTGGCCGCGTTGCTGCCGGCGCTCGATACGCTGGCGTCTCCCGACTCGCTGACCCGTGAGGCCTACACGCTGCTGCGCAACTGGAATGCCGCCTACGACGCCGCCAGCATCGGGGCTACGATTTTCGATCACTGGCTCTTTCGATACCGGCAGCGCGGCGGCACGTCGGCCCTCCGGGAGCTTCCGGATTCGCTGCGCCTCATCCACGCGCGGCTGTTAGCGGCCACGTTCCGGGAGGCCGTCGATACGCTGGCGCATCGTCTGGGTCCGGACCTCAACCTGTGGCGCTGGGAGCGCACGCATCCACGCCGACTGGCCTTTCCGATCTGGTCTCACCTGCCAGATCTACCGGCCGCCACGCGGTATGCACCGCTGGTGCTCCCCGGCGAAGGACATCCGTCCACCATCCGGTGGGGCTATTCGCCGCTGCTTCAGGAGCGTCCGGCTCCGGCCTTCTGGGAGGGCTGGACCATTGCGCCCGGCACCTCGTTCTACGTACGCCGCCTCTGGCCGGAGGTCGATCGTTTTCTGGCACGCTATCGGCTTTCCGCCCGCGTTACCGCCACGCCCCTGCAGAAAACCGCGCCCCTTCGCACGCTTCGGCTGACGCCTTGATGACGCGACTCAGGCGCTTACCATCTCCAGCGCAAACCCGATCGTCTGCAGCTGAAGGCGCATGGCCACGGCAAGCGGCAGCGCCCGCAGACCGAACAGACGGCGCGCTTCGTCCAGCGGTGCGCCCTTCTCCGCCCGCAGACGCAGCTCCGGAAGTTGCTCGCGAAACTCCAGATAGGCCACCGGCACGCCCGGCGGCGAGGGCCGATGCCGCACCACGAACAGTGGCAGCTCGGTCACCAGGCAGAGCGGATCGCCGCCCAGACTCCGCACGAACTCCATCGAACTCATGCGAAAATGGGCGGCCGTATCGGGATCGCCCTTCGCCAGGAAGAACGTGCGCATGGCCTCGCCTTCGGGCGTGGTCATAAAGCCGGGTCCCAGATAGAAAAAGCCTTTTTCGCCTTTGCGGTTGTGATCATGCAGTTCCAGGCCAACCGCACGGGCCGCATCGGCAAAAGCCTGCTGCAATGCCTCCGTCCGAAACGACCAGTGGCGCTCGATGAGCAGCAATGCCCCCTCGGCAAAGCCCATGCTGTGCAGATTGACGTACAGGGTAAACGGAGCGTGCGCCTGCAGAAACGCCGCGATGGCGCGATTCTCGGCCCGCAGGTCCGGGTAGCCGAACTCCAGGTCACGACCCGGAAGTTCGCGTACGACGCCGGTCAGATAGGCTTCGAGCGACGGCCAGCGTTCGGTCCAGCTCCGGTTCCGGGCTTCGCCATCCGGGTTGATGTGCGGCAGGATCACAAACCGAACGCGCTCCAGTAAGGGGCGAAGCAACTCGGGCTGCTTCAGCCCTTCGAGCACCAGATGGCGCAGCGTTTCCGGCCCGACGGGTTCGTCCGCGTGCGCGCCGGCCAGGAGCAGCACCGTCCGCGGCCCTTTTCCCAGCACGACGGCATCCAGCGGCCGGCCTTCCTCGCTCCGGCCGATCTCGTGAAACGTGGCCAGTCCGTCGGACGACCGGCAGGCCGCTTCGAGCGCCGCACGCACCGCTTCGTGCGTGCGAAACGTCGGCGCAGCGTCTTCCGGAACCAGTGCAGCCAGTCGATCCGCCCAGCGCATAGCCGCCATTGGCTACAACTCTTTTTCCAGTTTTTCTTCCAGCCCGGAGAAGCGGTCCACCAGCTTCCGGGCTTCGGGCGCACGGGCCACCACGAAGTCCCAGGCGGCCGGAAGCACCTCGGCCACCGGTGCATAGAACGGCGAAGCGCGTCGCGCATCCGGACCGGGCAGATCGAAGACGCGCAGCACCAGAAACAGCAGGCTCAACAGCAGCACCGCCTTGAAACCGCCCACCAGCGCCCCCAGCAGCCGGTTGAGCAACGACAGCTTGATGGCCCCCAGCAGCGCTTCGGTCGCCCGGATGACCAGCCAGACGCCCACCTGCACCGCCAGAAACACCAGCATGAATCCGATGAGCGGCCCCACGCGCGGCGACAGCCCCAGGCTCTCGACAACCACACGCCCCACCGGCTCCATGGCCGAAATGCCCACCACAACGGCCAGGACGAATCCCACGACGCTGGCCACCTGGCGCACGCCGCCCGTCATAAAACCGCGCGCCATGCCCAGCCCGACCAGCGCCAGGATGAACCAGTCCAGTGGGGTCAATGCCATCATGAAGCGGCTTCGCGCTGGCTCAGCAGTTCACGTGCCAGTTCGCTCACGCGGCGACCGTCGGCCTGCCCCCGCATGCGCGCCATGGCTTCTTTCATCACGCGGCCCATGTCGCGGACCGAACGCGCCCCCACCGCTTCGATGATCTCCTCCAGCACGGCACGGATTTCATCGTCGCTGAGCTGGCGCGGCAGGTATTCTTCGATGATCTTCAGCTCTTCCTCTTCCTTCTGCACCAGATCCTCCCGTCCGGCCGCGCGGAACTGCTCGATGGCCTCGCGGCGGCGCTTCGCCTCTTTCTGAAGCACTTCCAGCTCCTGCTCGGGCGTCAGCGTGGCCTCTCCGCCCTTGCGCTCGGCGATTTCCCGCTCCATCAGCGCCGCCCGCAGGGCCCGGATCGTACGCAGACGCGCCTCGTCGCGCGCCCGCATGGCCGCCTTCAGGTCTTCGGTCAGCTTTTCTTTCAACGACATGGCTCTGCTCCGTCCCGGATGGTTCTTTTCTCAAAGATACGCAGCACTGGCCGACTCCGCCGCCCCTTCAACGAAAGATAAGCCGGAAAGCCGCCACGCCGAGCCCCAGTTGCGCCACGCCCAGCGCAACGCCGGCCCGAAGGTCGAGCGATCGAATGCGCGGCCGCAGCGCCGGATCACCGGTTTCCTCGTAGCGGGCATAGAGTCGGTCCGCCTGAAATTTGTAGTGAATGGAAACGGCCGTGGCGGCCACCGCCACTCCGAGCGCAGCATACGTGATCCAGTGCCGTCGTCGCACGGTGGGCCTCCAGGGCTGCACGTCGGGCGTGGCGACATCCAGCGGCTGCAACAGCACCCGATGCCGGTTCCATACATCCTGTCCGGGCCAGAGCGTGGCCGAAGCGTAGCCTGAACGGACCAGATAAAGCGTGTCGCGCAGCGGCGCGTCGAAGGCTTCCAGGAAGGGCGTTTCTCCCAGCAGGTGCCGGTGCTCGGGCGGCCCGAGAAAAACCCGCGCTCCCGAGGGCACCGACTCGATCCGGTAGTGGTAGCGGAAGATTGCCGCGACGTGGAGCGTGTCGGCGGTCGTGTCCGGCAACGTGATCAGGCGAGGCGGGATGGCCCAGGTGTCGCCTTCGGGCGGCACCAGACGCAGCGTGCGTGCTCCGGGCGGGATGTAAAAAATGCGTCGGGCGGCCAGGCCCAGCGCTATCGAGTCGGCATAGACCCGTGCCTCCGGCCAGTTCGTGTCGAGCACGACGACCGGCTGACTCCAACCGGAAGCCATCGGCCAGAGCCCCAGGCACAGGCTAAGGACGAGAGGCCACCGGTTCATGATCGCTCTGCAACAGGTACACATGGCGAGGGCGCGTCAGCGCAATCAAACCGAAAGGTGAACCGATCAACTCGAGCACGCCGTCTTCCAGTCGGGTTTCCCAGCGCAGGCGGCCGTTGGTCAGCTCCAGCGCCACCAGGCGCCCGCGCAGGTCGCCCACGTAGAGCACGCCGGCGGTGGTATCGACCACCGGAGTCGCCACGATGGCGGCCCCACCGGTCCACGTCCAGCGCACCATGCCCGTGCGCAGCATCAGCGCCCAAACGACGCCATCGCCGCCGGCCACGTACACGGTCGATCCGGCCATGGCCGGCGTGGTAAGGTGCACGGACGTGTCGGGAAGCGCCAGCATCCACGCCGTTACTCCCGAAGCCGCCTCCAGCGCCACCAGACGCCCGCGGGTGGTGGGCACCAGCACCCGCCCGTCCACGGCGGCCAGGTCGGCATAGACAGGGCTGAGCTGCCGCTGCCAGCGCAGTCGCCCTGTTCGGACCTCCAGCGCCACCACACGGCCGCGCTTATCGGCCACCACAAGCAGTTCGCCGACGCGCACCGGCCGCGCCCGCACGCCCTCGAGCCCGGTCACCTCGGGCTCCTGCACCCAGCGTTCCCGGCCGTCCTCCACGTTCAGTGCGTACACCCTGCCCCATCGCTCCGCCACGTACACGACCTCGCCGTCCAGCACCGGACCGGCCTCCGCGCCATCGCCGGTGCGTCGCCAGACGGTCCGGCGGCGGTACAGGTCGTAGGCCACCACCGCGGCATCGTCGAGCACCACCGGCACCACCAGCAGCGACTTTCGGTGCGCCGGCACGCCCATCAGATCCCGGCCCACATCGAGCACGCCGCGCCGCCGGCCTTCGGGCAATTCGAAGGCATGCACGTCGCCTTTATGGTTGGTCACCAGCAGGATGCGCCCGGCCACCAGCGCCCGTGCCGGGGCCGCCTCGACGTCGCGCCGCCAGCGTACCACCAGCGGCGGAGGCACCGTCCACGTGGCTTCTTCCGGCGACACCAGGGCCCCGACGGGCACCTGCAGCGAGCGGCAGCCGCCCAGCACAAGCAATCCGATCAACCACAGCGCTCGACGCATCAGAAATCCCATCCGAAGAAAAACTGCCGGAACGTCCGCTCGCGATGGCGGAAGGCGTCGCGGTAGCGGTAGCCGATGTCGTAGCGCAGCACCAGTCCACCGAGCAGGTTCAGCCGGAAGCCCAGCCCGATGGCCCCCAGCGTTTCGCCCGCATAGAGCTGCGGCTGGCGTTCGTGGTAGTTGTCGTTCCAGACATGGGCCGCATCGAAAAACAGCGCGCCACGCAGGTTGGCAATGCCGAACGGTGCCAGCAGCGGAATATAGAGCGAAGGCGCCTCCAGCATCGGAAAACGCAGTTCGTGCGAGGTGAACCAGAGCTTGCGGCCGCGCACGTCGAACAGCGGAAAGCCGCGCAGGTCCCAGCTCCCGCCCAGGAACCACAGCCTGGCTTCGCGGCCTTCGTTGAGGCGCAGCAGCCCCCAGGACGCCAGCGTGACGTTCCGCATCAGCCGCAGGTAGTGGCGTACGTCCAGGCTCAGCGTGTAGTAGCTCACGTTGGAATAGCGCAGGTCGGTCGTGTAGCCCACGGTCAGGTTGGCACGCCAGCCTTCGACGGGCCCGTTGGCGCCGTAGAGGGCATTGTCGTGCACGAAAGCCAGCGCGTTCGAGAGCAACAGCGCCCGACGCCGGACGCCCCGGATCGCCACACGCTTGTCGCTCCAGGCCAGTGCCGTGTTCAGTTCGATGCGCTGGAAGGTCGAGATCGGATAGCTCAGCGCGCCGTAGCCGCCCACGAGTTCTTCCCAGAGCAGCGGATATTCGGCGGCCGCGTCCGGATCGGTCAGGTCGAAGCGCAGGCCGGCGAAACGGTAAAGGCCGTAGCCCACGTCGGTGCGCCGGTGGAGCTGCACGCGCGAGACGGCCACGTTCAGGCCTTTGAGCAGCTCGCCGCTGCCCCGGCCGGTGTGGAAGACCGTCACGTACCAGCGATCGTCGCCCAGCAGATCCGAAAAGGCCAGCGCGGCCCCGCCGGTCGTACCCCAGAGTGCACTCTGGCTGATGCTGATGCCGCCGTAGGCCACGTCCAGGCTGTAGCGACGGCGGTAGGGCTTGCGGCGCACGCCGCTGTCGGCCGAGAGCCGTCCGGGCTTCCAGGGCGGCCGACTCCCGAGCAACGCCACCGTAGCCTGCTGGTGCGGCCGGACCAGGCGTTCGGCCACATCCGGTATCCGGCGCACGGTGAACCGATAGTGCTCGAACGCACTGAAGAGCAGGTGGCCGTCGGGCGTCCATAGTGGGTCGAAGGCGGCCGTGGCCAGATTCGTCAGCCGGTAGAGCCGGCGCACCGGCGGACCGACCGGTTCCGATCCCGTTTCCGGAAACGCGGTAGCTACCGGACGGGTCGGCAGCGCGGGCGCCACCTCGACCGCCCAGATGTTGCGCGGGCCGAAACGGCCGTCGGCTTCCATCACCGCACTGGCGAACACCACATAGCGACCGTCCGGACTCCACCGCGGCTCCCGATCGCGCCGCCAGCCGTCGGTGAGCTGGTGAATCTGTCCTGTATTGAAGTCGTAGAGGAACAGATTCATGCCGTAGCGATCGCCCCAGGCCGTGCGGTCCGAGGCGAAGACCAGGTAGCGCCCATCGGGACTCCAGGCCGGATCGCGATCGTCGTAGAGGTCGCGCGTGAGCCGCTCGAGTCGTCCGCCGGACACTTCCAGCACGTAAAGATCGATCCAGCCGCCCTCGTCAATGGCACTGAAGGCCAGCCGCGCCCCGTCCGGGCTCCACGTCGGACTGTAGAGCGCCACCAGGCCCGGGAAACGGTACGTGGTTACGAGTTCTTCCCGCTCCAGGTCGTACAGATGCAGCACGTCCCCTTCCCCGCTCCGTGTGGTGAAGGCCAGCACGCCTTCGGCCGACACGTCCATGCGGTCTTCCAGCAGGTTAATCGACTCGAAGCGTTCGCTTCGGCCCGTGCGGATCAGCGTTCTCGGTTTTCCGCGCGGACGATAGGCCGAGTCGACCGGCAGCGCGTACAGGTTCGTGTAGGCCCCTTCATTGCCCAGGTAGTACACGAAGCGCCGACCGTCACGGCGGCGGTAGACGATGGGTTTTGTGCTGAAGCCTCGCGCCACGATGGCCTCGGAAGCCAGCGACGGCAGCGTCTGGCGGGGCAACTCCGGCAGATACCGCCTCTTCATCCATTGCTCCCAGCGATCCGAAATCGTGTAAAAATCCTCTCCCAGCACGTATTCCATCACCCGTCGAAAGTCGCGGTCGATCCAGAACTGCTCGATCAACTCCAGCAGCTTTTCTTCGCCGTACGTTTCGGCAATGAAATGGCAGAGCGCCTCACCCTCTTTGTACATGAGGAAGGTGCCGTAGATGCGGTACATGTTCTCGAGCGGCACCAGGTAGTTCGCATAGAGCGCATCGCGCAGAATCATCTCGTGCTGGTCGTCGGGCGGGCCCGACCAGTACTCGGCCAGTCCTTCGGTGAACCAGAGCGGCAGGTAGCGGTCGGGCGGCACCCGGTGATCGCGCAGCACCCGAAAAGCCCGATGGAAGGTGAACACGTGGACGAGTTCGTGCCAGATCACCCGCCGGAAGCGATACAGATTGCCGCTGGCCGGAATCACGACGCGTCCCTTGATCAGCTCGAAAAACCCGCCCACGCCTTCCGGAATGAAGCCCGGCGTCGTGTTGGTCTGCTGAAAATGATAGGGGGCCGCATAGAAAATGATGGGCGTGCGGCGCGGGAGCGCATAGTTGAAGCGCTGCTGGAGCGTGCGATAGGCTTCCTCGGCAAAATAGGCGCCGTGTTCGGCCAGCGCCTGCATTTCAGGGTAGTAGTAGACGTCGAAGTGTTCGGTCTGCAGGACGTGCCAGTCGAAGCGTTCGTACTGGATCTTGT contains these protein-coding regions:
- a CDS encoding CvpA family protein, translated to MMALTPLDWFILALVGLGMARGFMTGGVRQVASVVGFVLAVVVGISAMEPVGRVVVESLGLSPRVGPLIGFMLVFLAVQVGVWLVIRATEALLGAIKLSLLNRLLGALVGGFKAVLLLSLLFLVLRVFDLPGPDARRASPFYAPVAEVLPAAWDFVVARAPEARKLVDRFSGLEEKLEKEL
- a CDS encoding GatB/YqeY domain-containing protein codes for the protein MSLKEKLTEDLKAAMRARDEARLRTIRALRAALMEREIAERKGGEATLTPEQELEVLQKEAKRRREAIEQFRAAGREDLVQKEEEELKIIEEYLPRQLSDDEIRAVLEEIIEAVGARSVRDMGRVMKEAMARMRGQADGRRVSELARELLSQREAAS
- a CDS encoding M14 family zinc carboxypeptidase, translating into MRWADRLAALVPEDAAPTFRTHEAVRAALEAACRSSDGLATFHEIGRSEEGRPLDAVVLGKGPRTVLLLAGAHADEPVGPETLRHLVLEGLKQPELLRPLLERVRFVILPHINPDGEARNRSWTERWPSLEAYLTGVVRELPGRDLEFGYPDLRAENRAIAAFLQAHAPFTLYVNLHSMGFAEGALLLIERHWSFRTEALQQAFADAARAVGLELHDHNRKGEKGFFYLGPGFMTTPEGEAMRTFFLAKGDPDTAAHFRMSSMEFVRSLGGDPLCLVTELPLFVVRHRPSPPGVPVAYLEFREQLPELRLRAEKGAPLDEARRLFGLRALPLAVAMRLQLQTIGFALEMVSA
- a CDS encoding penicillin acylase family protein; amino-acid sequence: MKRPLLLIATLVTGLLLLLGGYRYLIREVETPPAHRVVPGLQAAVAIEELPGHAVAIRAENLNDALAALGYVHGLRHGWPLLLWRQAALGRQTEWFGAAPVPLDSLIHALLVPEQARAAYEHLPQHARALLDSYARGLQTALQERAVRLRDELTLLQISVAPWLPWHSLAVERLLALLMLPDTLDAALPGLSALRAWLHLYGFRHSLTWVRPTPDGARQLFMRYVYGDLALPFFQEVLLTLPDDTLRLVTVPGTLSFPAGRTTRRAWYLLPRVRPPALEERPRRTLALKSTYARFRLPDGDERLLRREHGGDALVLAEVAPDTVRLLRWAGLAPVSDLLAWLALLADSTATFQLLSGDGLLLTDEGYRLLGQPPVVEPLGAGVLIGQTDWHRWIARRLRTLPPSTTPPDDAVSTWAQEQLAALLPALDTLASPDSLTREAYTLLRNWNAAYDAASIGATIFDHWLFRYRQRGGTSALRELPDSLRLIHARLLAATFREAVDTLAHRLGPDLNLWRWERTHPRRLAFPIWSHLPDLPAATRYAPLVLPGEGHPSTIRWGYSPLLQERPAPAFWEGWTIAPGTSFYVRRLWPEVDRFLARYRLSARVTATPLQKTAPLRTLRLTP
- the polX gene encoding DNA polymerase/3'-5' exonuclease PolX, which codes for MENRDVARLLRETARLLELRGENPFRVRAYEQAAEAIEQLDEPVAERVRQGTLTEVPGIGRGLAAQIQELVERGTSEMLERLRQELPPGLPELLTLKGLGPQRVRQLWQTLGIASLDDLEDALRDGRLNQLKGFGPRLHEQLLHALSLRRRYRALRLLAQVLPEAEALRERLRQQPGVIRVELAGAVRRLMEVVDRVELVVAGSAEAVQQVLPQLRQQSGLHGGMLLEGALPDGFPVRVALTTPDAFGTVLWWHTGSEAHCRTFVRTYGAPEPCPEEATIYEQAGLPFIPAELREDRGELEAAAHHALPALIELEDLRGVLHNHSTYSDGRNSLREMAEAACNRGFRYFGTGDHSQSLTIARGLSIAEVRRQQEEIQTLNEQFAARGFRILSGTECDILPDGSLDYPDDVLASFDYVVASVHTRLNMDEKTATERILRALRNPHVTILGHPTGRLLLRREGYPLDWPRIIDACATYRVALELNANPYRLDIDWRRVRDATAAGVPIVINPDAHAIDELDHVRWGVAAARKGWLTPEACLNARDLDELLAWLHQRRQSVQP
- a CDS encoding BamA/TamA family outer membrane protein, which produces MRALLLGLGLGVLMASAASAQFYESHFGKNKIQYERFDWHVLQTEHFDVYYYPEMQALAEHGAYFAEEAYRTLQQRFNYALPRRTPIIFYAAPYHFQQTNTTPGFIPEGVGGFFELIKGRVVIPASGNLYRFRRVIWHELVHVFTFHRAFRVLRDHRVPPDRYLPLWFTEGLAEYWSGPPDDQHEMILRDALYANYLVPLENMYRIYGTFLMYKEGEALCHFIAETYGEEKLLELIEQFWIDRDFRRVMEYVLGEDFYTISDRWEQWMKRRYLPELPRQTLPSLASEAIVARGFSTKPIVYRRRDGRRFVYYLGNEGAYTNLYALPVDSAYRPRGKPRTLIRTGRSERFESINLLEDRMDVSAEGVLAFTTRSGEGDVLHLYDLEREELVTTYRFPGLVALYSPTWSPDGARLAFSAIDEGGWIDLYVLEVSGGRLERLTRDLYDDRDPAWSPDGRYLVFASDRTAWGDRYGMNLFLYDFNTGQIHQLTDGWRRDREPRWSPDGRYVVFASAVMEADGRFGPRNIWAVEVAPALPTRPVATAFPETGSEPVGPPVRRLYRLTNLATAAFDPLWTPDGHLLFSAFEHYRFTVRRIPDVAERLVRPHQQATVALLGSRPPWKPGRLSADSGVRRKPYRRRYSLDVAYGGISISQSALWGTTGGAALAFSDLLGDDRWYVTVFHTGRGSGELLKGLNVAVSRVQLHRRTDVGYGLYRFAGLRFDLTDPDAAAEYPLLWEELVGGYGALSYPISTFQRIELNTALAWSDKRVAIRGVRRRALLLSNALAFVHDNALYGANGPVEGWRANLTVGYTTDLRYSNVSYYTLSLDVRHYLRLMRNVTLASWGLLRLNEGREARLWFLGGSWDLRGFPLFDVRGRKLWFTSHELRFPMLEAPSLYIPLLAPFGIANLRGALFFDAAHVWNDNYHERQPQLYAGETLGAIGLGFRLNLLGGLVLRYDIGYRYRDAFRHRERTFRQFFFGWDF
- a CDS encoding PQQ-binding-like beta-propeller repeat protein, which translates into the protein MRRALWLIGLLVLGGCRSLQVPVGALVSPEEATWTVPPPLVVRWRRDVEAAPARALVAGRILLVTNHKGDVHAFELPEGRRRGVLDVGRDLMGVPAHRKSLLVVPVVLDDAAVVAYDLYRRRTVWRRTGDGAEAGPVLDGEVVYVAERWGRVYALNVEDGRERWVQEPEVTGLEGVRARPVRVGELLVVADKRGRVVALEVRTGRLRWQRQLSPVYADLAAVDGRVLVPTTRGRLVALEAASGVTAWMLALPDTSVHLTTPAMAGSTVYVAGGDGVVWALMLRTGMVRWTWTGGAAIVATPVVDTTAGVLYVGDLRGRLVALELTNGRLRWETRLEDGVLELIGSPFGLIALTRPRHVYLLQSDHEPVASRP